Proteins encoded within one genomic window of Xiphophorus maculatus strain JP 163 A chromosome 11, X_maculatus-5.0-male, whole genome shotgun sequence:
- the ccna1 gene encoding cyclin-A1 has translation MLVMMNFSKNPHRGSPTHKENIPSSTKAESFQYPRTTQRTVLGSLSENEQRGRSLSQGSQFSKHSSVSDSSQLNFLGCPSSSSYDVYVEEACEVVLAASGQEVISDGYDLEVDANPLQNEHVRLLMEFSSNSCQDASMLSEPDESLISGETFCFDYAEDIYKNLRESEKQFRPKPSYLERHPEITNGMRVILVDWLVEVVQEYKLGSETLHLAVNYLDRFLSYTTFIKRNKLQLVGTAALLIAAKYEEIFPPELNEFVYITDCTYAKKQLLRMESVLLKVLDFKMAAPTTNQFLRLFMFIHSVCSTTENLAMYIAELSLLETDPFLQYTPSILAAGTYCLATYTIHKSYWPDSLITFTGYTMEEIMPCLTSLHKLYISAETRPQQAVRDKYKTSKYCRVSGISPPTALPLNVCLSRDFTTSPS, from the exons ATGTTGGTTATG ATGAATTTCAGTAAAAACCCCCATCGTGGCAGTCCCACTCACAAGGAAAACATTCCATCTTCAACCAAAGCAGAATCCTTTCAGTACCCGAGGACCACACAGCGCACAGTGCTCGGATCCTTGTCAGAAAATGAGCAGCGTGGACGATCCCTAAGCCAG GGAAGCCAGTTTTCCAAGCACAGTTCTGTTTCAGACAGCTCGCAGCTCAACTTTCTCGGCTGCCCATCCAGCTCCAGCTATGATGTGTACGTTGAGGAGGCTTGTGAAGTTGTCCTCGCCGCTTCGGGTCAGGAAGTCATTTCAGATGGTTATGACCTTGAGGTTGATGCCAATCCCCTGCAGAATGAACATGTCAGGCTCCTGATGGAGTTTAGTTCAA ATTCATGCCAGGATGCCTCCATGCTGTCCGAACCAGATGAATCCCTGATATCTGGAGAGACTTTCTGTTTTGATTATGCAGAAGATATTTACAAGAACTTAAGGGAGAGTGAA AAGCAGTTCAGGCCAAAGCCAAGCTACTTGGAGAGACATCCAGAGATCACCAATGGTATGCGGGTCATTCTGGTGGATTGGCTGGTGGAGGTTGTCCAGGAATACAAGCTTGGTTCTGAAACTCTGCACCTTGCTGTAAACTACCTGGACCGTTTTCTGTCCTACACAACATTTATCAAGAGGAACAAGCTGCAATTGGTGGGAACAGCTGCATTACTGATTGCTGC aaaatatgaAGAGATCTTTCCTCCCGAACTGAACGAGTTTGTGTATATCACAGACTGCACCTACGCTAAGAAACAGCTGCTGCGGATGGAGAGCGTTCTGCTAAAGGTGCTGGACTTCAAGATGGCAGCACCTACCACCAATCAGTTCCTTCGCCTATTCATGTTCATCCACTCTGTCTGTTCAACAACAGAGAACCTTGCCATG TACATAGCAGAGTTAAGTTTACTAGAAACAGATCCCTTCCTTCAATACACCCCATCCATACTGGCAGCTGGAACCTACTGCTTAGCTACCTACACTATACATAAATCTTACTGG cctGACTCTTTAATTACCTTTACTGGGTACACGATGGAGGAAATCATGCCCTGCCTGACTTCTCTCCACAAGCTGTATATCAGTGCAGAGACTCGACCACAACAAGCTGTCagagacaaatacaaaacatcaAA GTATTGTCGTGTTTCAGGGATCTCTCCCCCCACTGCTCTGCCTCTCAATGTTTGCCTCTCCCGTGACTTCACTACTTCACCTTCCTGA
- the LOC111610025 gene encoding coiled-coil domain-containing protein 169-like isoform X2 gives MAKGNDYRKYDLARLQVEIEAERELKEMLIGSVCDLRCTVAELQERLRSVDGEGNEWKTRFETQVELNGLLERQISHIQQRLESIKGNPVDRLAFIRLYEDMGLAFHKTNDERRAYLTEIAMLSSVREPQRRQYANQRQGAPESKQIRGKDVCRKAPAGSNKGTEEGLTERLNEGGGGGDSTTERGMKKKSQRESRLPTLKHREKHNP, from the exons ATGGCTAAAGGGAACGACTACCGTAAGTATGACTTGGCACGGCTGCAAGTAGAAATCGAAGCAGAAAGAGAGCTAAA AGAGATGCTCATAGGATCTGTGTGCGACCTGCGATGTACTGTGGCAGAACTGCAAGAAAGATTACGTAGTGTTGATGGGGAAG GTAATGAATGGAAGACGAGGTTTGAAACACAAGTAGAACTAAATGGACTGTTGGAGAGACAGATTTCACACATTCAACAGAGGCTGGAGAGCATCAAAGGAAACCCTGTTG ATCGATTGGCTTTTATCCGATTATATGAAGACATGGGACTT GCATTCCATAAAACCAATGATGAAAGGCGGGCATACCTTACAGAAATAGCTATG TTGTCTTCAGTCCGTGAGCCGCAGAGACGACAGTATGCCAACCAGCGACAGGGGGCACCAGAGAGCAAACAGATCAG AGGAAAAGATGTCTGTAGGAAAGCACCAGCTGGTTCTAACAAAGGAACGGAGGAGGGATTAACAGAACGTCTGAATGAAGGCGGAGGAGGTGGTGATTCAACAACAGAGAGGGGAATGAAGAAGAAATCCCAAAGGGAAAGCAGGTTACCCACCCTGAAGCATCGGGAAAAACATAATCCTTAA
- the spart gene encoding spartin isoform X1 has protein sequence MAEPAELLVIKDQYELAQQSMNHGSAAQEADNKSEALVYYKKSRLHLRQGLEVPTGGERHQGVVWDKARQLQQKMKEMLGTIDIRLSDLEKSTPGDTRLLSNFSTPLYPDLVINGQLTNSSVLHLYPTIPDTTHSTSPAFISPIFPAVPNTHTLPSADLETVDMDSSTDLPPAYTPKPMDGHRSLVYDPAGGSLWSREPPDGKDLLSIPSGVQLFFVEPNGQVSSLSSPGYLRIITTDNQQSDRNAGKPSGFLHVCDRLYPLSSDTPVLLANSGIYMFPDYLAELPGSYVGLVLSSDLPAADCEMFQDVLTQLADLRIQGTEGAEGEVINLTDKIPLNPLHEQTDQMVPEGEKITVLLPGWSEKMAQGILSGATKLSQSFAKGAEATGNVIQKGAAKIRDRITPEETPSEVSPQVTKGLNATKQATGGAVRVSKFLVNGISTIAEHVAEKVAPHVKKHGAKLVPESLKKSQDGQASNFDGAKFVATSSIRGLSTVWESLETGAKHVCKSVATETVTTVKYKYGNDAGQATDTALRSVGNIGVAAHNIDSLGLKAFLKTTGKKTAKVVVKESDDEVKETEENKTQKDEHLTQAEKEVEMKEEATVKKKDVNKEQERRKKE, from the exons ATGGCTGAGCCTGCTGAACTGCTTGTCATTAAGGATCAGTATGAGCTGGCTCAACAATCCATGAACCATGGATCAGCGGCTCAGGAAGCTGACAACAAATCAGAAGCTCTGGTGTATTACAAGAAGAGTCGTCTGCATCTTCGTCAAGGACTGGAGGTTCCTACTGGAGGGGAAAGGCATCAAGGAGTGGTCTGGGACAAGGCTAGGCAGCTTCAGCAGAAGATGAAGGAAATGTTGGGGACTATTGACATCCGCCTTTCTGATCTGGAAAAGTCCACACCAGGGGACACACGCTTACTGTCCAATTTTTCTACTCCTCTTTACCCAGACTTGGTAATTAACGGTCAACTCACCAATAGTTCTGTCCTCCATCTGTACCCCACCATACCAGATACTACCCACAGTACATCACCAGCCTTCATCAGTCCTATTTTCCCTGCtgtcccaaacacacacacactcccttcAGCTGATCTGGAAACTGTGGACATGGATAGCTCAACAGACCTGCCTCCAGCATACACTCCAAAGCCAATGGATGGGCACCGCAGCCTGGTTTACGATCCTGCTGGAGGCAGCCTCTGGTCAAGGGAACCACCAGATGGGAAGGATCTGCTCTCCATCCCCTCTGGGGTACAACTGTTCTTTGTCGAACCAAACGGTCAGGTCAGCTCTCTGTCCTCTCCAGGCTACCTCCGTATCATCACAACGGATAATCAGCAAAGTGATCGCAATGCTGGAAAACCCTCTGGATTTTTACAT GTATGTGACCGTCTGTATCCCCTGTCATCAGACACCCCTGTGCTGCTGGCTAACTCTGGCATCTACATGTTCCCCGACTACTTGGCAGAGTTACCCGGCTCCTATGTGGGTTTAGTGCTGTCCTCTGATCTGCCTGCAGCGGACTGTGAGATGTTTCAGGATGTTCTAACACAACTTGCTGATCTCAGGATCCAG GGAACAGAAGGAGCTGAAGGAGAGGTCATAAACTTGACTGATAAAATTCCCTTGAATCCTCTGCATGAGCAAACAGATCAAATGGTACCAGAGGGGGAAAAGATAACAGTTCTACTTCCTGGATGGAGTGAGAAGATGGCTCAAGGAATTTTGTCTG GAGCTACGAAATTGAGTCAGTCATTTGCAAAAGGAGCAGAGGCCACTGGGAATGTCATTCAAAAAGGAGCAGCCAAGATCCGGGACCGCATCACACCAGAGGAGACCCCGTCTGAGGTCAGTCCACAGGTCACCAAAGGTCTGAATGCTACCAAACAAGCCACTGGGGGCGCTGTTCGAGTCAGTAAATTCCTAG TGAATGGCATAAGTACAATTGCAGAACATGTGGCAGAAAAGGTGGCACCTCATGTGAAGAAGCACGGTGCTAAGCTGGTCCCAGAGTCTCTGAAAAAAAGTCAGGATGGCCAGGCTTCCAACTTTGATGGAGCCAAGTTTGTAGCAACCAGCAGCATACGAG GTTTAAGCACAGTTTGGGAAAGTCTAGAGACTGGAGCAAAACACGTCTGCAAAAGTGTTGCAACTGAAACTGTCACAACAGTAAAGTACAA GTACGGCAATGATGCGGGCCAAGCCACAGATACAGCTCTCCGCTCAGTGGGCAACATTGGCGTGGCTGCACATAATATTGACAGTCTGGGCCTCAAAGCCTTCCTGAAGACTACTGGCAAGAAGACGGCCAAAGTCGTGGTTAAAGAATCTGACGATGAGGTAAAGGAAACCGAAGAGAATAAGACGCAAAAAGACGAACATCTCACACAAGCTGAGAAGGAGGTGGAGATGAAAGAGGAGGCAACAGTTAAGAAAAAGGATGTGAATAAGGAACAagagagaaggaagaaagaatAA
- the LOC111610025 gene encoding coiled-coil domain-containing protein 169-like isoform X1 has protein sequence MAKGNDYRKYDLARLQVEIEAERELKEMLIGSVCDLRCTVAELQERLRSVDGEGNEWKTRFETQVELNGLLERQISHIQQRLESIKGNPVDRLAFIRLYEDMGLEMLKHHLSVLTEEKTDLHNQLKNCHLQMEQEGKAFHKTNDERRAYLTEIAMLSSVREPQRRQYANQRQGAPESKQIRGKDVCRKAPAGSNKGTEEGLTERLNEGGGGGDSTTERGMKKKSQRESRLPTLKHREKHNP, from the exons ATGGCTAAAGGGAACGACTACCGTAAGTATGACTTGGCACGGCTGCAAGTAGAAATCGAAGCAGAAAGAGAGCTAAA AGAGATGCTCATAGGATCTGTGTGCGACCTGCGATGTACTGTGGCAGAACTGCAAGAAAGATTACGTAGTGTTGATGGGGAAG GTAATGAATGGAAGACGAGGTTTGAAACACAAGTAGAACTAAATGGACTGTTGGAGAGACAGATTTCACACATTCAACAGAGGCTGGAGAGCATCAAAGGAAACCCTGTTG ATCGATTGGCTTTTATCCGATTATATGAAGACATGGGACTT GAAATGCTTAAACATCACCTATCGGTCCTGACTGAGGAGAAAACTGACCTCCATAATCAGCTGAAGAATTGCCATCTTCAAATGGAACAGGAGGGAAAG GCATTCCATAAAACCAATGATGAAAGGCGGGCATACCTTACAGAAATAGCTATG TTGTCTTCAGTCCGTGAGCCGCAGAGACGACAGTATGCCAACCAGCGACAGGGGGCACCAGAGAGCAAACAGATCAG AGGAAAAGATGTCTGTAGGAAAGCACCAGCTGGTTCTAACAAAGGAACGGAGGAGGGATTAACAGAACGTCTGAATGAAGGCGGAGGAGGTGGTGATTCAACAACAGAGAGGGGAATGAAGAAGAAATCCCAAAGGGAAAGCAGGTTACCCACCCTGAAGCATCGGGAAAAACATAATCCTTAA
- the spart gene encoding spartin isoform X2: protein MAEPAELLVIKDQYELAQQSMNHGSAAQEADNKSEALVYYKKSRLHLRQGLEVPTGGERHQGVVWDKARQLQQKMKEMLGTIDIRLSDLEKSTPGDTRLLSNFSTPLYPDLVINGQLTNSSVLHLYPTIPDTTHSTSPAFISPIFPAVPNTHTLPSADLETVDMDSSTDLPPAYTPKPMDGHRSLVYDPAGGSLWSREPPDGKDLLSIPSGVQLFFVEPNGQVSSLSSPGYLRIITTDNQQSDRNAGKPSGFLHVCDRLYPLSSDTPVLLANSGIYMFPDYLAELPGSYVGLVLSSDLPAADCEMFQDVLTQLADLRIQGTEGAEGEVINLTDKIPLNPLHEQTDQMVPEGEKITVLLPGWSEKMAQGILSGATKLSQSFAKGAEATGNVIQKGAAKIRDRITPEETPSEVSPQVTKGLNATKQATGGAVRVSKFLVNGISTIAEHVAEKVAPHVKKHGAKLVPESLKKSQDGQASNFDGAKFVATSSIRGLSTVWESLETGAKHVCKSVATETVTTVKYKFRGLENLLNMSGKM, encoded by the exons ATGGCTGAGCCTGCTGAACTGCTTGTCATTAAGGATCAGTATGAGCTGGCTCAACAATCCATGAACCATGGATCAGCGGCTCAGGAAGCTGACAACAAATCAGAAGCTCTGGTGTATTACAAGAAGAGTCGTCTGCATCTTCGTCAAGGACTGGAGGTTCCTACTGGAGGGGAAAGGCATCAAGGAGTGGTCTGGGACAAGGCTAGGCAGCTTCAGCAGAAGATGAAGGAAATGTTGGGGACTATTGACATCCGCCTTTCTGATCTGGAAAAGTCCACACCAGGGGACACACGCTTACTGTCCAATTTTTCTACTCCTCTTTACCCAGACTTGGTAATTAACGGTCAACTCACCAATAGTTCTGTCCTCCATCTGTACCCCACCATACCAGATACTACCCACAGTACATCACCAGCCTTCATCAGTCCTATTTTCCCTGCtgtcccaaacacacacacactcccttcAGCTGATCTGGAAACTGTGGACATGGATAGCTCAACAGACCTGCCTCCAGCATACACTCCAAAGCCAATGGATGGGCACCGCAGCCTGGTTTACGATCCTGCTGGAGGCAGCCTCTGGTCAAGGGAACCACCAGATGGGAAGGATCTGCTCTCCATCCCCTCTGGGGTACAACTGTTCTTTGTCGAACCAAACGGTCAGGTCAGCTCTCTGTCCTCTCCAGGCTACCTCCGTATCATCACAACGGATAATCAGCAAAGTGATCGCAATGCTGGAAAACCCTCTGGATTTTTACAT GTATGTGACCGTCTGTATCCCCTGTCATCAGACACCCCTGTGCTGCTGGCTAACTCTGGCATCTACATGTTCCCCGACTACTTGGCAGAGTTACCCGGCTCCTATGTGGGTTTAGTGCTGTCCTCTGATCTGCCTGCAGCGGACTGTGAGATGTTTCAGGATGTTCTAACACAACTTGCTGATCTCAGGATCCAG GGAACAGAAGGAGCTGAAGGAGAGGTCATAAACTTGACTGATAAAATTCCCTTGAATCCTCTGCATGAGCAAACAGATCAAATGGTACCAGAGGGGGAAAAGATAACAGTTCTACTTCCTGGATGGAGTGAGAAGATGGCTCAAGGAATTTTGTCTG GAGCTACGAAATTGAGTCAGTCATTTGCAAAAGGAGCAGAGGCCACTGGGAATGTCATTCAAAAAGGAGCAGCCAAGATCCGGGACCGCATCACACCAGAGGAGACCCCGTCTGAGGTCAGTCCACAGGTCACCAAAGGTCTGAATGCTACCAAACAAGCCACTGGGGGCGCTGTTCGAGTCAGTAAATTCCTAG TGAATGGCATAAGTACAATTGCAGAACATGTGGCAGAAAAGGTGGCACCTCATGTGAAGAAGCACGGTGCTAAGCTGGTCCCAGAGTCTCTGAAAAAAAGTCAGGATGGCCAGGCTTCCAACTTTGATGGAGCCAAGTTTGTAGCAACCAGCAGCATACGAG GTTTAAGCACAGTTTGGGAAAGTCTAGAGACTGGAGCAAAACACGTCTGCAAAAGTGTTGCAACTGAAACTGTCACAACAGTAAAGTACAA atttagaGGTTTAGAGAATCTTTTAAACATGTCTGGGAAGATGTGA